From the genome of Spinacia oleracea cultivar Varoflay chromosome 2, BTI_SOV_V1, whole genome shotgun sequence, one region includes:
- the LOC110792781 gene encoding uncharacterized protein — protein sequence MEGLIPFIVRAMKKQNIHKHSFRCVSDGSRRSYQLLGSAGDSFNGSSHRRTQSEFQAPIGLQDFQQPQVVDHFIRSRSINTNNINNDAATKGTRQIHQNHAPAPAPAPAPAPAAYNYNFDYGDKHASNTINKFHHY from the coding sequence ATGGAGGGACTGATACCATTTATTGTCCGTGCGATGAAGAAGCAAAACATACACAAGCATAGCTTCCGATGCGTTTCAGATGGGTCGAGACGAAGCTATCAGTTGTTAGGAAGTGCCGGTGACTCATTCAACGGGTCGTCTCATCGGCGTACGCAGTCGGAGTTTCAAGCCCCTATTGGACTGCAGGATTTCCAGCAGCCTCAAGTAGTTGATCACTTTATACGTTCACGTAGTATCAACACTAACAATATCAATAATGATGCTGCTACCAAAGGGACAAGGCAAATACATCAAAATCATGCTCCTGCTCCTGCTCCTGCTCCTGCTCCTGCTCCTGCTgcttataattataattttgaTTATGGTGATAAGCATGCTTCTAACACGATCAACAAGTTTCATCACTATTAG